The following are encoded in a window of Actinomycetota bacterium genomic DNA:
- a CDS encoding HPr-rel-A system PqqD family peptide chaperone, with product MKLTLARPARKPDVWVNLARGENTLFDPDTGKVHLLNDTALAIWDLCDGETYPAEMLDAICELCNMQPEVVSQDLERVLGEFQRAGLIEWVP from the coding sequence ATGAAGCTCACCCTGGCCCGTCCCGCTCGCAAGCCCGACGTCTGGGTGAACCTGGCCAGAGGCGAGAACACCCTGTTCGACCCCGATACCGGCAAGGTCCATCTGCTGAACGACACGGCCCTGGCGATCTGGGACCTGTGCGACGGCGAGACCTACCCCGCGGAGATGCTGGACGCGATCTGCGAGCTGTGCAACATGCAGCCAGAGGTGGTCAGCCAGGACCTCGAACGCGTGCTGGGCGAGTTCCAACGAGCGGGTCTGATCGAGTGGGTCCCGTGA
- a CDS encoding response regulator transcription factor → MRDRAPNGQIRVLLTDNRSLFREALRTVLDNQGDLRVVAEAAGGDDAVSMAALVRPDVAFVGADLPAPGGVEVTRRIRETVPECRVLLLADAEESTLLLAALEVGVSGFLTKDCPLATFIDSARAVHRGEVIVPPRMLGGLLSNLIHRRRERDDALLRLSGLTPREREVLRLLARGVTNNDIAQELVISPETARTHVNNLLGKLEMNSRFEAASFVLQHGLLDHLAGVEL, encoded by the coding sequence GTGCGCGATCGTGCACCCAACGGGCAGATCAGGGTCCTGCTCACCGACAACCGGTCGTTGTTCCGCGAGGCGCTGCGCACGGTCCTCGACAACCAGGGCGACCTCCGTGTCGTCGCGGAAGCCGCCGGCGGCGATGACGCCGTGAGCATGGCGGCGCTGGTCCGTCCGGACGTCGCCTTCGTCGGTGCGGACCTGCCCGCCCCCGGCGGCGTGGAGGTGACCCGACGCATCCGCGAGACCGTGCCGGAGTGCCGGGTCCTGTTGCTGGCGGACGCGGAGGAGTCCACTTTGCTGCTCGCGGCACTGGAAGTCGGCGTGAGCGGTTTCCTCACGAAGGACTGCCCGCTTGCCACCTTCATCGATTCCGCCCGGGCCGTGCACCGCGGTGAGGTGATCGTCCCACCCCGTATGCTGGGCGGCCTGCTGTCCAATCTCATCCACCGCCGTCGCGAACGTGACGACGCCCTGCTGCGTCTGTCGGGGCTGACCCCGCGCGAGCGGGAGGTGCTCCGGCTGCTCGCCCGCGGAGTGACCAACAACGACATCGCCCAGGAGCTGGTGATCAGCCCGGAGACTGCCCGCACCCACGTTAACAACCTGCTCGGCAAGCTCGAGATGAACTCGCGCTTCGAGGCCGCGTCGTTCGTGCTGCAGCACGGCCTCCTCGACCATCTGGCAGGAGTCGAACTATGA
- a CDS encoding PqqD family protein — protein sequence MEDRRFRRSPDVVWRNVGRDVLLAPPGVPGYELLTGAGGQLWRELAGAPTVAELTGALAVLFGVPSHDILADVEQMVRTLAAQQLVEPTDGL from the coding sequence ATGGAGGACCGGCGGTTCCGCCGCTCGCCCGACGTGGTCTGGCGCAACGTCGGTCGTGACGTGTTGCTGGCGCCCCCCGGCGTGCCCGGCTACGAACTTCTGACCGGCGCCGGCGGACAACTATGGCGAGAGCTCGCCGGGGCGCCCACCGTCGCCGAGCTCACGGGTGCGCTTGCGGTGTTGTTCGGGGTGCCGTCCCACGACATCCTGGCCGACGTCGAGCAGATGGTAAGGACGCTCGCCGCGCAGCAGCTGGTCGAACCGACCGATGGGCTCTGA
- a CDS encoding nucleotidyltransferase family protein has protein sequence MGSDIAAQVASIGLDVAGPSLSPPADGWSWTLADLGTQRLTGLAVRALLEGSWDLTVPQADALLDSHRHAMSRTLDHERALVTIGQAFAAAGIVNVVLKGPAFAHPFYPDPSWRPFTDLDLLVPGDHWEHACALLEELGYARGQPEPRAGFDVRFGKAAEHVDQTGVTVDLHRTLVLGPFGLWIDPDALLARTVPLPVGAREFHRLDDTGSLLHACLHASLGWWPPTLLSLRDVAQIALLGDIDWDRFLTWTDQWRLHAVVVDAFRAVARVLEVPPPVPVRAMLAAPVSRREQRLIACYRGAARYRGGPALATLAAIPGLRAKLAYVHALLVPDRRFLAARSGDGEASYGRRWSVPIRWLMRRR, from the coding sequence ATGGGCTCTGACATCGCCGCCCAGGTGGCGTCCATAGGCTTGGATGTCGCGGGGCCGTCGCTGTCTCCGCCCGCGGACGGCTGGTCGTGGACGCTGGCGGACCTCGGCACCCAACGGTTGACGGGCCTCGCCGTCCGGGCGCTCCTCGAGGGAAGCTGGGACCTCACAGTCCCGCAGGCCGACGCCCTCCTGGACTCCCACCGACACGCCATGTCCCGAACCCTCGACCATGAGCGCGCGCTGGTGACCATCGGCCAGGCGTTCGCCGCGGCGGGCATCGTCAACGTGGTCTTGAAGGGGCCGGCGTTCGCCCACCCCTTCTACCCCGACCCCTCGTGGCGGCCCTTCACCGACCTGGATCTGCTGGTGCCCGGCGACCACTGGGAGCACGCCTGCGCCCTGCTGGAGGAACTCGGCTACGCGCGCGGACAGCCGGAGCCGCGGGCCGGCTTCGACGTCCGGTTCGGGAAGGCCGCCGAACACGTCGACCAGACCGGCGTGACGGTCGACCTGCACCGCACCCTGGTGCTGGGCCCCTTCGGGCTGTGGATTGACCCCGACGCGCTACTCGCCAGGACGGTCCCACTGCCGGTCGGTGCACGGGAATTCCACCGGTTAGACGACACCGGCTCGCTGCTGCACGCCTGCCTACACGCCTCGCTGGGGTGGTGGCCACCCACGCTGCTGTCGCTGCGCGACGTGGCCCAGATCGCCCTGCTCGGCGACATCGACTGGGACCGGTTCCTGACCTGGACCGACCAGTGGCGGCTGCATGCCGTGGTGGTCGACGCGTTCCGGGCCGTCGCGCGCGTCCTGGAGGTTCCCCCGCCCGTGCCCGTGCGTGCCATGCTCGCCGCGCCGGTGTCCCGGCGCGAGCAGCGTCTCATCGCCTGCTATCGGGGCGCCGCCCGCTACCGCGGCGGCCCGGCGTTGGCCACGTTGGCGGCCATCCCCGGACTCCGCGCGAAGCTCGCGTACGTCCATGCCCTGCTCGTCCCGGATCGTCGCTTCCTTGCCGCCCGCAGCGGCGACGGGGAGGCCTCCTACGGGCGACGCTGGTCCGTGCCGATCCGGTGGCTGATGCGGCGACGTTGA
- a CDS encoding twin-arginine translocation signal domain-containing protein → MDTPINQPVAEGGPEDQSRRDFLKRSAVAGAVAWSAPAILSLPGGMSWAAHYPCPCPNCDAQAAAARIGGSTLAGADNQCTCVVNASLSAGTPSLTAQVACAEADDEHCTARTFLEGVRIQIAENTFITATTLSSCVTCGEGDAFVADLALEVDGLSTKLQIDGTCNATVLGLEGLATAVFNEQQCDNGVLTVNALRITVDGVDVIVGQSRAGGTGCPCQACAADPRCEPPKQRLC, encoded by the coding sequence GTGGACACACCAATCAACCAACCAGTCGCCGAGGGGGGGCCGGAGGACCAGAGTCGCCGCGATTTCCTGAAGCGCTCGGCGGTCGCCGGGGCCGTGGCTTGGAGCGCCCCCGCGATCCTGTCCCTGCCAGGAGGTATGTCGTGGGCGGCGCACTACCCCTGTCCGTGCCCGAACTGCGACGCGCAGGCGGCCGCGGCCCGCATCGGCGGCTCGACCCTGGCCGGCGCCGACAACCAGTGCACGTGCGTGGTCAACGCGAGCCTGAGCGCCGGGACGCCCAGTCTGACGGCGCAGGTCGCCTGCGCGGAGGCCGACGACGAGCACTGCACCGCCAGGACGTTCCTCGAGGGGGTGCGCATCCAGATCGCCGAGAACACGTTCATCACGGCCACGACGCTGTCGTCGTGCGTCACCTGCGGCGAGGGCGACGCCTTCGTCGCGGACCTGGCCTTGGAGGTCGACGGCCTCAGCACGAAGCTGCAGATAGACGGCACCTGCAACGCCACCGTCCTCGGTCTCGAGGGTCTGGCGACCGCCGTGTTCAACGAGCAGCAGTGTGACAACGGTGTGCTGACGGTGAACGCCCTGCGGATCACGGTCGACGGCGTCGACGTCATCGTCGGCCAGTCCAGGGCCGGTGGAACCGGCTGCCCGTGCCAGGCGTGCGCTGCCGACCCGCGCTGCGAGCCGCCGAAGCAACGGCTCTGCTGA
- a CDS encoding PqqD family protein, translating into MSTTHEILPEALHASFVPRPRPGLTSVELDGETVIYDEHRRTLHTLNPTATIVWTCLDGTISLAELAVELAEAFSVEPAVVLNDLLDLARELGRQGLLEGVAADPDETAAHQVGPHEAGDVDEDC; encoded by the coding sequence ATGAGCACGACACACGAGATCCTGCCCGAGGCCCTGCACGCGTCGTTCGTGCCCCGTCCCCGTCCGGGCCTCACCAGCGTCGAGCTGGATGGCGAGACGGTGATCTACGACGAGCACCGGCGGACCCTGCACACCCTGAACCCGACCGCGACCATCGTGTGGACCTGCCTGGACGGGACGATCAGCCTGGCTGAGCTCGCGGTCGAACTGGCGGAGGCGTTCTCGGTCGAGCCTGCCGTGGTGCTCAACGACCTCCTGGATCTGGCCCGGGAGCTCGGGCGGCAGGGGCTGCTGGAGGGGGTCGCCGCGGACCCCGACGAGACCGCGGCTCACCAGGTCGGTCCCCACGAGGCGGGAGATGTTGATGAGGACTGCTGA
- a CDS encoding nucleotidyltransferase family protein, with translation MSGPMLVAQEAVIAVAAHGLVGSCLRAPDEALRHRVWDRFLATVATHRLPGHLVDAIAAGAFPATPDQFDQAVELHTCALAHTVRLERLLLRVTACLDDAGIDHRVLKGPALAHTTYADASVRVYGDVDVLIPSDHVDRAPALLESQGFRPTPRLRWVGVGSRHAQGVALRWADELEVDLHFRRAHDVFGRSVDDDRLFGDETEFTVGGRVLRTLAPEQSFLYACYDATIGAQPRLSALRDVAELVLGGSVDGDLVLAAASLSRSGEVAVAKAVRTTWECFALADIVPLSVWALRYQPDRYERRALHGFRGAVGLTARALDRLRAVRRRTLGTPFLRPLQDHVGSGRGRPSTHRGRR, from the coding sequence GTGAGCGGGCCCATGCTGGTGGCACAGGAGGCCGTCATCGCGGTCGCCGCCCACGGATTGGTGGGCAGCTGCCTACGGGCCCCCGACGAAGCGTTGAGGCATCGGGTATGGGACCGGTTCCTCGCGACAGTGGCCACGCATCGCCTTCCCGGCCACCTCGTGGACGCCATCGCGGCGGGCGCGTTCCCGGCGACCCCGGACCAGTTCGATCAGGCCGTGGAGCTGCACACCTGCGCGCTGGCCCACACGGTGCGCCTCGAGCGGCTGCTCCTGCGCGTCACGGCGTGCTTGGACGACGCGGGCATCGACCACAGGGTGCTGAAGGGACCCGCGCTGGCCCACACGACCTACGCCGACGCCTCGGTACGGGTGTACGGCGACGTCGATGTGCTGATCCCCTCGGACCACGTCGACCGGGCGCCGGCGCTGCTCGAGTCGCAGGGCTTCCGGCCGACCCCCCGCCTGCGTTGGGTCGGCGTAGGGTCCCGCCACGCCCAGGGGGTGGCTCTGCGATGGGCAGACGAGTTGGAGGTCGACCTGCACTTCAGGCGCGCGCACGACGTCTTCGGACGCTCGGTTGACGACGACCGCCTGTTCGGCGACGAGACCGAGTTCACCGTTGGGGGCAGGGTGCTGCGGACGCTGGCACCGGAGCAGAGCTTCCTGTACGCCTGCTACGACGCGACGATCGGCGCTCAACCTCGCCTGTCCGCGCTGCGCGACGTGGCCGAGCTGGTGCTGGGCGGATCGGTGGATGGCGACTTGGTCCTGGCCGCGGCGTCCCTGTCCCGGTCGGGCGAGGTTGCCGTGGCCAAGGCCGTCCGAACGACCTGGGAGTGCTTCGCCCTGGCGGACATCGTCCCGCTGTCCGTGTGGGCGCTGCGCTACCAGCCCGACCGTTACGAACGACGTGCACTGCACGGCTTCCGCGGAGCCGTCGGCCTGACGGCGCGTGCGCTGGATCGCCTACGTGCCGTCCGCCGACGGACGCTCGGGACGCCCTTCCTGCGCCCGTTGCAGGACCACGTCGGCTCCGGTCGAGGCCGACCGAGCACCCATCGAGGGAGAAGGTAA
- a CDS encoding PqqD family protein: MIVWTRVDEVLWHRTHDTVVLLPPGREEPFRIRGAGAEVWQRLAVPAVLDDMIVALAQTYRERPEQVARDLLPFLEDLERLRAVRRIP; the protein is encoded by the coding sequence GTGATCGTGTGGACCCGTGTCGACGAGGTGCTGTGGCACCGCACCCACGACACGGTGGTGCTGTTGCCACCCGGGCGGGAAGAGCCCTTCAGGATCCGGGGTGCGGGGGCCGAGGTGTGGCAACGGTTGGCCGTTCCCGCCGTGCTGGACGACATGATCGTCGCGCTCGCGCAGACCTACCGCGAACGGCCCGAGCAGGTCGCCCGCGACCTGCTGCCGTTCCTCGAGGACCTCGAGCGACTCCGGGCAGTGAGGCGGATCCCGTGA
- a CDS encoding DegT/DnrJ/EryC1/StrS family aminotransferase, with protein sequence MPGPGGRAVSPVPAALGGPPRFPDGLPLVRPDLGDTAAVATRLREVLDSGVLTDGPMVRRLEEEAARYLGVRHVVAVASCTAGLMLVLRSCVPGGRVVLPSFTFAATVHAAHWAGGSLSFADVDADSLTLDPDDAARRIEGAAALVAVHLYGTPCAVERLGRLADAAGIPLIYDAAHALGSRRAGRPVGGSGVAEVFSLSPTKVTVAGEGGLIATNDDALAEWCRLGRDYGNPGDYDCLFPGLNARMSELHAVVALQSLARLDERVRRRNQLAGRLRRGLRDVPGVAFPAVRPGDTSTVKDLTIIVDGDTFGATAAELAAALSREGIDTRRYYHPPVHRQKAYAHLAPAQQLPVTDTRSRQVLTLPLWSHMTTPTIDAVTAAIAAIQAHATEVRLALR encoded by the coding sequence GTGCCTGGACCGGGTGGTCGTGCTGTGAGCCCGGTGCCAGCCGCCCTGGGAGGCCCTCCACGGTTCCCTGACGGGCTCCCACTGGTGCGACCCGACCTCGGGGACACGGCTGCGGTCGCCACCCGCCTGCGGGAGGTGCTCGACAGTGGCGTGCTCACCGACGGACCCATGGTTCGCCGGCTGGAGGAGGAGGCCGCGCGCTACCTGGGTGTGCGTCACGTCGTTGCGGTTGCCAGCTGCACAGCGGGTCTCATGCTCGTGCTGCGGTCGTGCGTCCCGGGAGGACGAGTGGTGCTTCCCAGCTTCACCTTCGCGGCGACCGTGCACGCGGCCCACTGGGCCGGTGGCAGCCTCAGCTTCGCCGACGTCGATGCGGATTCCCTCACGCTGGACCCCGACGACGCTGCCAGGCGGATCGAGGGTGCCGCCGCCCTGGTGGCCGTGCACCTCTACGGCACCCCATGCGCCGTCGAACGGCTGGGTCGCCTGGCCGACGCCGCAGGCATCCCGCTGATCTACGATGCCGCCCACGCCCTTGGCAGCCGACGCGCCGGCCGCCCGGTCGGGGGATCGGGAGTCGCCGAGGTGTTCAGCCTCAGCCCCACGAAGGTGACCGTCGCCGGCGAGGGCGGCTTGATCGCCACCAATGACGATGCGCTGGCCGAGTGGTGCCGGCTGGGGCGCGACTACGGTAACCCAGGCGACTACGACTGCCTGTTCCCCGGACTGAACGCGCGCATGTCCGAACTGCACGCGGTCGTCGCGCTGCAGTCGTTGGCCCGACTGGACGAACGGGTCAGACGGCGCAACCAACTCGCCGGAAGGCTCCGCCGGGGGCTGCGTGACGTGCCGGGGGTCGCGTTCCCAGCGGTCCGGCCCGGGGACACCTCGACGGTGAAGGATCTGACCATCATCGTGGACGGCGACACGTTCGGGGCGACCGCCGCCGAGCTGGCCGCCGCGTTGAGCCGCGAGGGAATCGACACCCGCCGTTACTACCATCCCCCGGTCCACCGGCAGAAGGCCTACGCGCACCTCGCTCCGGCCCAGCAGCTTCCGGTGACCGACACGCGGTCACGGCAGGTGCTCACCTTGCCGCTCTGGTCGCACATGACGACGCCGACCATCGACGCGGTGACCGCCGCGATCGCCGCCATCCAGGCACACGCCACCGAAGTCCGCCTGGCGTTGCGGTGA
- a CDS encoding nucleotide sugar dehydrogenase → MPPSRPWGHCVRPTDHRPDVRAPSPSGRARHVRSATSDQRGHPTADRKPTVCVVGQGYVGLSVAAAAATAGLRVHGVDRDVERVRALAAGRLAVPAVDEPTFALAVETGRLTFGTEAEVASEADVTLICVPTPVVDHRPDLSAVEAAAAAVAPHLRPGALVILESTTYPGTTEEIVTPLLERGGLRTGHDLLVAYSPERIDPGNRKYGLANTPRIVAGVTPEAAEAAADFYARITDEVHILSSCRAAELAKLLENTFRMVNIALVNELATVCAEQGIAVWEVIEAAATKPFGFMAFQPGPGVGGHCIPLDPQYLAWQSRHATGRRFRLLELAQDINIDMPVYVANRIGEALNAHSLAVRGADVLALGVTYKPDVGDLRESAAVQVLRRLLRNGAKVRFHDPFVDRLKLDGTVLERSAVNDAALLAADCVALLTPHGTYDIEQIVACSRLLFDARNATGRLRAGGTCLDRVVVL, encoded by the coding sequence ATGCCACCGTCTCGACCGTGGGGTCACTGCGTGCGACCGACTGACCACCGACCCGACGTTCGCGCGCCCTCACCCTCAGGACGCGCACGCCACGTGAGGTCGGCCACGAGTGACCAGCGGGGGCACCCGACGGCGGACCGCAAACCGACCGTGTGCGTCGTCGGGCAGGGCTACGTCGGGCTCAGCGTGGCCGCTGCCGCAGCGACCGCCGGCCTGCGGGTCCATGGGGTCGACCGCGACGTGGAACGCGTCCGCGCGCTCGCCGCGGGTCGGCTCGCCGTGCCCGCAGTCGACGAACCCACGTTCGCTCTGGCGGTGGAGACCGGCCGGCTGACCTTCGGGACCGAGGCGGAGGTCGCCTCTGAAGCGGATGTCACGCTGATCTGCGTGCCGACGCCCGTCGTGGACCACCGGCCCGACCTCTCCGCCGTCGAAGCCGCGGCGGCGGCCGTCGCACCCCATCTGCGGCCGGGGGCGCTGGTCATCCTCGAGTCGACCACCTACCCGGGCACGACCGAGGAGATCGTGACGCCCCTGCTCGAGCGGGGCGGGCTGCGTACGGGCCACGACCTGCTGGTCGCATACTCGCCGGAACGGATCGATCCCGGCAACCGCAAGTACGGCCTCGCCAACACCCCCAGGATCGTCGCGGGGGTCACGCCCGAGGCCGCGGAGGCCGCGGCCGACTTCTACGCGCGCATCACCGACGAGGTGCACATCCTGTCGAGCTGCCGCGCCGCCGAGCTCGCGAAGCTCCTCGAGAACACCTTCCGGATGGTCAACATCGCCCTCGTCAACGAACTCGCGACCGTCTGCGCCGAGCAGGGCATCGCCGTGTGGGAGGTGATCGAGGCCGCTGCGACGAAACCGTTCGGCTTCATGGCGTTCCAGCCCGGCCCGGGCGTCGGCGGCCACTGCATCCCGCTGGACCCCCAGTACCTGGCCTGGCAGTCGCGTCACGCCACGGGTCGCCGCTTCCGTCTGCTCGAGCTCGCACAGGACATCAACATCGACATGCCTGTGTACGTGGCGAACCGGATCGGCGAGGCGCTGAACGCGCACAGTCTCGCGGTTCGCGGTGCCGATGTCCTGGCCCTGGGGGTGACCTACAAGCCCGACGTTGGCGACCTGCGCGAGTCGGCCGCGGTCCAGGTGCTGAGGCGGCTCCTCCGCAACGGCGCCAAGGTGCGCTTCCACGACCCGTTCGTGGACCGGCTCAAGCTCGACGGGACCGTGCTGGAACGCTCGGCCGTGAACGACGCGGCCCTGCTTGCGGCGGACTGCGTCGCCCTGCTCACGCCGCACGGAACGTACGACATCGAACAGATCGTTGCCTGTTCGCGGCTGCTGTTCGATGCGCGCAACGCGACCGGCCGGCTGCGTGCCGGCGGGACGTGCCTGGACCGGGTGGTCGTGCTGTGA